The nucleotide window attttattagagtgttaagattgttgtgttgtattttctcttttgaataaaggtcaaagtttcgtgcaccaaaaccagttgtctgctgcactttgtcacaacccccaaattagtccaaggtctagaaccaaggagtgggagcgattcgaaccgctcagaagtcagaggcgaagctgacacacaccaccaccccctacacaggCGCCGCGTCCTCACCCACACAGGCGCCGCGTCCTCATCGTGCCACCATCACCGGGCAGCTCACGGTAAGGAACCATCACCCTGCCACCCATAAGAAACACCAGTCCCATTAGCTCTTTGGGCCAAAGCTGGGCGGCTTacttctctgcctcctcctcctctgcctcctcctcttcttcctcctcctcctcctgcgggTCTGCTTCAGGGGTGGGGGCACGCCGGGGCAGTGGTCTCACCCTCAACTCCAGGGTGCCCTTGTCAGACAGAATCTCGTACATTCGGCGAATCTCCTGGTGGCCTGGGCTCCACCTGTCCGCATTCTCCAATTCCACATCACTACAGCCCACACACCAGTCCTCCTCAGTCTCCAGGGTCAGtccctccagacccacagcagtcCCAGGCTCCTCACACTGCATGGTCATCCCTGGGCCATccacactgtggggagagggaaCCAGACACACGTTAGAGGCAGGCAATGGGAAGGTGAAGcaacacacacagagcccaggagATTTCTGACCAGACCAGACTTCAGCAGGATGTGATTTAATCTCCGTACAATTCTGCCCTC belongs to Heptranchias perlo isolate sHepPer1 unplaced genomic scaffold, sHepPer1.hap1 HAP1_SCAFFOLD_1679, whole genome shotgun sequence and includes:
- the pagr1 gene encoding PAXIP1-associated glutamate-rich protein 1, which encodes MTMQCEEPGTAVGLEGLTLETEEDWCVGCSDVELENADRWSPGHQEIRRMYEILSDKGTLELRVRPLPRRAPTPEADPQEEEEEEEEEAEEEEAEKPQAPTEFDFDDEPTPQKSFFGMRRNPGSCTRTQRREARLDKVLSDMKRHKKIEEQMMKTGKDLFELEGDQPVTPTRSRGIFQRRKY